GAAACTCCCTCTTCCCGCATTTTGGCGATGCCTTCCTCAATAAAGGGATGAGTGTGGCGCAGTCCTTGGTATACTTCAAAAGAAAAAGGCATATCCGCTTCAGATAATCGTTGTTTTAATGCCTCCGCTTGCTTGTCGGTCTCTTTCCGAAGGGGAAAGACTCCTCCAATCGCCTCATATTTTCCTTTTAATGCCATTAATTGTTCCTCGGTAGGAGGCCTTCCGTGCCGAATATGGGTATAATACGCCTCTACTTCTTCCATGCCTGCCGGAGTACCATAGGACATCACGAGTACCCCGATTTTCCTTCTATCCACGAACGGCTCCCCCCTCCTTCAGTCTCTCTCCGGAATAATGATGCACCCACTCCGTCAGTGCCTTCACCTTATCCAAGTCTGCTTCAGGAAATAGGCCGTGCCCTAAGTTAAAAATATACCCCGGCGCTTCCATCCCTTCATCCAGGATCTCCTTCGCATATTCCTGAATAACCGGGAAAGGGGCGGTTAAGAGCATCGGGTCGAGATTCCCCTGAATGGAAAAACCTCCTCCCGTTCTTCTCCTTCCCTCCCGAATGGAGACCCGCCAGTCTAACCCGATCACATCCGCCTTGATCTCGCGCAGGGTGGGGAGAATCTCTCCGGAACTTACTCCCGGAAAATAGATCTTCGGCTGGGGAAGATCTTCAAGAGAAATGAAAATCCGCCGGATGTATGGCAGAACATAGCGGGTGTAATCTTTCGGTGAAAGGGCTCCCACCCAACTGTCAAAAAGCTGGACCGCGTCGGCCCCTGCCAGGATTTGCGCCCTGAGATAGGAGGAAACCATCTCCGTTAGACGTTCCATCAGCGCTTCCCAAACCTCTTTCGCCCCGTACATCAATTCTTTTGTTCGTATGTAGTTTCTTGATGGTTTCCCTTCAATCAGGTAGCTGGCAATCGTAAAAGGGGCACCGGCAAAACCGATCAACGGAACGGTGAGTTCCTTATGCAAAATATGGATGGTATCAAGGATATGGGGAAGATCACCTTCTGCATCAAAGGGCCGCATCCTCTTCACATCCTCCAGGGTGCGAATCGGATGGGGAATCACCGGTCCGATTTCCTTCACGATGTGAAACTCTATCCCCAACGATTCTACCGGATTCATGATATCAGAGTAGAGAATGGCCGCATCCACCCCTAATTTATGCACCGGCATCATCGTAATCTGCGCGGCCAATTCCGGATTTCTGGAGATTTCAAGAAGCGTATACTTCTCCTTAATCTTCCTGTATTCCGGGTCAAAACGGCCCGCCTGCCTCATGTACCAGACCGGAATCTGGTCTACCTCTTCCTTCCGGCAAGCCCGGAGAAAACGGTCGTTTTTTAGCATTCCTTTCCCTCTTTCTTGGCACCTATAGCTTATTATGCCTGTTTTACATAGTGGAAACAACCTCAAACCCCGTTAAAGTTTTTACAACATCGTGGCTTTAAGGTTTTATATCCGGTTCTATATGAACATGAACTTCTATCACCGCCGCTTCTCTCATGAGCTGCTTCTCAATCCGATCGGCGATATCATGGCTCTCTACTGTGGTAAGGAAGGGATCGACCGTTACCTTTACATCCAAAACCACCCGATTCCCCATGCTTCGGGCCTTTATATCCAGAACTTCCCGAACCCCCGCCGTGGCGGAGACTTTTTTCCGATATTCTTTCAAGCGGTCCTCCTCAAATCCGTCGGA
The DNA window shown above is from Thermicanus aegyptius DSM 12793 and carries:
- the hemE gene encoding uroporphyrinogen decarboxylase gives rise to the protein MLKNDRFLRACRKEEVDQIPVWYMRQAGRFDPEYRKIKEKYTLLEISRNPELAAQITMMPVHKLGVDAAILYSDIMNPVESLGIEFHIVKEIGPVIPHPIRTLEDVKRMRPFDAEGDLPHILDTIHILHKELTVPLIGFAGAPFTIASYLIEGKPSRNYIRTKELMYGAKEVWEALMERLTEMVSSYLRAQILAGADAVQLFDSWVGALSPKDYTRYVLPYIRRIFISLEDLPQPKIYFPGVSSGEILPTLREIKADVIGLDWRVSIREGRRRTGGGFSIQGNLDPMLLTAPFPVIQEYAKEILDEGMEAPGYIFNLGHGLFPEADLDKVKALTEWVHHYSGERLKEGGAVRG